The Streptococcus pantholopis genome has a segment encoding these proteins:
- a CDS encoding MBL fold metallo-hydrolase, translating to MKLTTIGCWGGYPYQNQGTTSYLLTGEDGFQLLMDVGSRALNELEKEISPLDLDAVIISHYHPDHVADLGVLRHYRQLYPKNLWQPRVLPTYGHDEDEGEFAKLTLEGVSQGIAYDVNGTETIGPFTISFIKTVHPVVCYAMRIVEHESGQVLVFTGDSGYFEELLPFTAGADLFLADVYLYAGQERHPAHLTSKEAGEIAAQAGVKKLVLTHLPQFGPENTESDNHLELLRQQAADYAPSVSVDLAEPHKFWDLGKL from the coding sequence ATGAAATTAACAACAATAGGATGCTGGGGCGGTTATCCCTATCAGAATCAAGGAACGACCTCTTACCTGCTGACTGGAGAAGATGGTTTTCAGCTTTTGATGGATGTAGGGAGCCGTGCTCTTAACGAGCTTGAAAAGGAAATCAGTCCTTTGGATTTGGATGCTGTCATCATCAGCCATTACCACCCGGATCATGTGGCTGATTTAGGTGTTCTTCGCCATTACCGCCAGCTTTACCCCAAAAATCTCTGGCAGCCTAGAGTTCTGCCAACCTATGGACACGATGAAGATGAGGGAGAGTTTGCAAAACTGACTTTAGAGGGTGTTTCTCAGGGGATCGCTTATGATGTGAACGGGACTGAAACAATTGGACCTTTTACCATCAGTTTTATTAAGACTGTACACCCGGTTGTCTGCTATGCCATGCGTATTGTGGAGCATGAGAGCGGTCAGGTACTGGTTTTTACCGGAGACAGCGGCTATTTTGAAGAGCTGCTCCCATTTACTGCGGGAGCCGATCTCTTTTTAGCGGATGTCTATCTTTACGCAGGTCAGGAAAGGCACCCTGCCCATCTGACTTCTAAGGAGGCTGGGGAAATCGCAGCTCAGGCCGGAGTTAAGAAACTGGTTTTAACCCACCTGCCTCAGTTCGGTCCTGAAAACACAGAGTCGGATAATCATTTAGAGCTTCTGCGTCAGCAAGCGGCAGATTATGCCCCAAGTGTTTCGGTTGATTTGGCAGAACCGCACAAGTTTTGGGACTTAGGGAAATTGTAA
- a CDS encoding helix-turn-helix domain-containing protein, translated as MKTKEIIGANIRAERERQGLSREQVCGLESELTIRQLMRIELGQSLPTIVKLEYLADTLNVDMASLLGEQSLEIPQAYFEQKYKLIKFPSYGDAERLAPKKQLPEEELFTLDLLEKSFDRMTVGESGSAEQIYEDFFKQLLSKETYSLNDILLVKYYFIQCQDSVFDRKTFQHLVARLLKQEITGDEYYNVELLGALSALAGVYVVSADYSDMKPTLDKMDDVVNQTMQHVYKPILLMLEAKYYLYQGHNFQKAKSCYDLALTLAENFGDTVLINNLKKERANDLQEKEE; from the coding sequence ATGAAGACAAAAGAAATTATAGGAGCTAACATCAGGGCCGAACGGGAAAGACAAGGGTTATCGCGAGAGCAGGTTTGCGGGCTAGAATCAGAACTGACTATCAGACAGCTGATGCGTATCGAGCTGGGGCAGTCTCTGCCGACGATTGTCAAACTGGAATATTTGGCAGATACATTAAACGTTGATATGGCCAGCCTTTTGGGAGAACAAAGTTTGGAGATTCCACAGGCCTATTTTGAACAAAAATATAAGCTGATAAAATTTCCCTCTTATGGAGACGCTGAGCGTTTAGCCCCAAAAAAGCAGCTGCCGGAAGAAGAACTCTTTACTTTAGATTTACTTGAAAAGTCTTTTGACCGTATGACCGTAGGGGAATCTGGATCAGCAGAACAGATTTATGAAGATTTCTTTAAACAGCTCTTATCAAAAGAAACCTATTCCTTAAATGATATTTTACTTGTTAAGTACTATTTTATACAGTGTCAGGATTCTGTTTTTGACAGAAAAACTTTCCAGCATCTTGTAGCCAGACTGTTAAAACAAGAAATAACTGGTGATGAATATTATAATGTTGAACTTTTAGGTGCCTTGTCTGCATTGGCCGGTGTCTATGTTGTATCAGCTGATTATTCTGATATGAAACCGACTCTTGATAAAATGGATGATGTGGTTAATCAAACCATGCAACATGTTTACAAACCAATCTTATTAATGCTTGAAGCCAAATACTATCTCTATCAGGGGCATAACTTTCAGAAAGCCAAGTCCTGCTACGATTTAGCGCTGACTTTAGCAGAAAATTTTGGCGACACGGTTTTGATAAATAATCTAAAAAAAGAAAGAGCAAACGATTTACAAGAAAAAGAAGAATAG
- a CDS encoding helix-turn-helix domain-containing protein, translating into MNQAIKEGIGRRIRQAREERGLTREEFCGTEEELTVRQLQRIELGKSQPSLLKLDYIAGVLNVDLTALLAGDGMLLPDSYFRMKYRLFKIPSYSDPQRLDEKIELIETIYDHYFSLLPEEELFTLDLLDNIFDYLRKGQRPAAEDSFAEAFKELLLKPRYSLNDLLLAKFYLIQHHSGAYNKALVQKMETRALKQEISGDDYYNLELINFFSDLSALYTSHAEYPKLDVPVKRMHDLIRETRQDSMIPLTLMFEAKYYIYVKQCRNKAEELYNAAVWLAESFDDVLLKTKLIHERKEDRV; encoded by the coding sequence ATGAATCAGGCAATCAAAGAAGGTATTGGACGGCGGATAAGGCAGGCAAGGGAAGAAAGAGGGCTGACACGTGAAGAATTCTGCGGCACAGAGGAGGAATTAACGGTCCGTCAGCTGCAGCGAATTGAGCTGGGAAAATCGCAGCCCAGTCTTTTAAAACTGGACTATATTGCTGGTGTTTTAAATGTAGACTTAACAGCTTTGCTGGCAGGGGACGGTATGCTGCTTCCTGACAGCTATTTTCGGATGAAGTACCGGCTTTTTAAAATCCCCAGCTACAGCGACCCTCAGCGTTTGGACGAAAAGATAGAGCTGATTGAAACGATTTATGACCATTATTTTAGCTTGCTGCCGGAAGAAGAGCTTTTTACTCTGGATTTGCTGGATAATATTTTTGACTATTTGAGAAAGGGACAGAGACCGGCTGCAGAAGACAGTTTTGCGGAAGCTTTTAAAGAGCTTCTGCTTAAGCCCAGATATTCACTGAATGATTTGCTGCTGGCTAAGTTCTATCTGATTCAGCATCATAGCGGGGCTTATAATAAGGCCCTTGTTCAAAAGATGGAAACAAGGGCACTGAAGCAGGAAATTTCTGGAGATGACTACTATAATCTGGAGTTGATTAATTTTTTCTCAGATTTATCAGCTCTGTATACGTCCCATGCTGAATACCCAAAATTAGATGTACCAGTGAAGCGAATGCATGATTTGATTAGAGAAACACGGCAGGACAGCATGATTCCTTTAACGCTGATGTTTGAGGCCAAATATTATATCTATGTCAAACAATGCAGAAACAAGGCAGAAGAGCTGTACAATGCAGCTGTTTGGCTGGCAGAAAGTTTTGATGATGTCCTCTTAAAAACAAAGCTTATCCATGAGAGAAAGGAAGACCGTGTTTAA
- a CDS encoding glucose-6-phosphate isomerase, which translates to MTHITFDYSKVTDRFMAAHELDYMQVQVSAADAALRQGTGPGAEMTGWLNLPENYDKEEFARIQKAAAKIQSDSQVLIVIGIGGSYLGARAAIDFLNSSFVNLQADHKAPKILYAGNSISANYLADLVDYVADKDFSVNVISKSGTTTEPAIAFRVFKELLVKKYGQEEANKRIYATTDRQKGAVKVEADANGWETFVVPDNVGGRFTVLTAVGLLPIAASGADISQLMAGAAAARKDYASDKLADNAAYQYAAIRNILYRKGYITEVLANYEPSLQYFSEWWKQLAGESEGKDQKGIYPTSANFSTDLHSLGQFIQEGYRNLFETVIRVDKPRKNITIPTESADLDGLGYLQGKDVDFVNKKATDGVLLAHTDGGVPNLFLTLPEQDEFTLGYTIYFFELAIALSGYLNGVNPFDQPGVEAYKKNMFALLGKPGFEDLAEDLNSRL; encoded by the coding sequence ATGACCCATATTACATTTGACTATTCAAAAGTGACGGATCGTTTTATGGCAGCCCATGAGCTGGATTATATGCAGGTGCAGGTTTCGGCTGCTGATGCTGCATTGCGGCAGGGGACGGGCCCCGGCGCGGAGATGACCGGCTGGCTGAATCTCCCGGAAAATTACGATAAAGAAGAGTTTGCCCGGATTCAAAAAGCGGCCGCAAAAATTCAATCTGACAGCCAGGTGCTGATTGTTATCGGTATCGGCGGCTCTTACTTAGGAGCGCGTGCGGCTATTGATTTTTTGAACAGCTCGTTTGTTAATTTACAAGCTGATCATAAGGCACCAAAAATTCTTTATGCCGGCAACTCGATCTCTGCCAACTATTTGGCTGATCTTGTAGATTATGTGGCAGATAAAGATTTTTCTGTCAATGTGATTTCAAAATCAGGAACAACCACAGAACCGGCTATTGCTTTTCGGGTTTTTAAAGAGCTTTTGGTTAAAAAATACGGACAGGAAGAAGCTAACAAACGGATTTATGCGACGACTGACCGGCAAAAAGGCGCGGTTAAAGTGGAGGCAGATGCCAATGGCTGGGAAACTTTTGTTGTACCGGATAATGTCGGCGGCCGTTTTACTGTACTGACAGCAGTGGGGCTGTTGCCTATTGCGGCTTCAGGTGCAGATATCAGTCAGCTGATGGCAGGAGCAGCAGCAGCTCGCAAAGATTATGCTTCTGATAAACTGGCTGACAATGCGGCTTACCAATATGCAGCTATCCGGAATATTCTTTACCGCAAAGGCTATATCACCGAAGTTTTAGCTAACTATGAACCGTCGCTCCAGTATTTCAGCGAATGGTGGAAACAGCTGGCAGGTGAATCTGAAGGAAAGGATCAAAAAGGAATTTATCCAACTTCAGCTAACTTCTCCACGGATTTACATTCACTTGGTCAATTTATTCAGGAAGGTTACCGCAATTTATTTGAAACCGTTATTCGTGTAGATAAGCCGCGCAAAAACATCACTATTCCGACAGAATCAGCTGACCTTGATGGCTTGGGCTATCTGCAAGGCAAAGATGTTGATTTTGTTAATAAAAAGGCAACAGATGGCGTGCTTCTTGCTCATACAGACGGCGGTGTCCCTAATCTCTTCCTGACCCTTCCTGAACAGGATGAATTCACGCTTGGCTACACCATTTATTTCTTTGAGCTGGCTATTGCGCTTTCCGGCTATCTCAACGGGGTTAATCCGTTTGATCAGCCAGGTGTTGAGGCTTATAAGAAAAATATGTTTGCTCTGTTGGGCAAACCGGGCTTTGAAGACTTAGCAGAAGACTTGAATTCACGCCTATAG
- the tadA gene encoding tRNA adenosine(34) deaminase TadA translates to MSDLTQEEKTYFMQEALKEARLSLAKEDIPIGCVIVKKGEIIGRGHNAREELNQAVMHAEIMAINAANRHEGNWRLLDSTLFVTIEPCVMCSGAIGLARIPQVIYGAENQKFGAGGSLYNILQDKRLNHRVSLESGILAAECAQLMQDFFRQRRTKQ, encoded by the coding sequence ATGTCGGACTTAACACAGGAAGAAAAAACTTATTTTATGCAGGAGGCTCTTAAAGAAGCCCGGCTTTCTCTAGCCAAAGAAGATATCCCGATCGGCTGTGTGATTGTCAAAAAGGGGGAAATTATCGGACGCGGCCACAATGCCCGAGAAGAATTAAATCAGGCTGTAATGCATGCTGAGATTATGGCTATTAATGCAGCCAACCGCCATGAAGGCAATTGGCGGCTGCTGGACAGCACGCTTTTTGTTACAATCGAACCTTGTGTGATGTGCAGCGGAGCTATCGGTCTTGCCCGGATTCCTCAGGTTATTTACGGTGCTGAAAATCAAAAATTTGGTGCGGGAGGCAGCCTCTATAATATTTTGCAGGACAAACGGCTTAACCACCGTGTCAGTCTGGAGAGCGGGATCTTGGCTGCAGAATGTGCTCAGCTGATGCAGGATTTTTTCAGACAGCGGCGCACTAAGCAGTAA
- a CDS encoding SDR family oxidoreductase — translation MADWLNIAGKTVIVTGASSGIGRAIVEELLALEVNVANFDIADNELKHDNLLFVKVDVTSREEVEAGVAAVAERFGTVDAVVNNAGINIPRLLVDPKDPHGQYELDDAVFEKITMINQKGLYLVSQAVGRILVDKRKGVIINMASEAGLEGSEGQSAYAATKAAVYSYTRSWAKELGKYGVRVVGIAPGIMEATGLRTLAYEEALGYTRGKTVDEIRAGYASTSTTPLGRSGKLSEVADLVAYYLSDRSSYITGITTNVAGGKTRG, via the coding sequence ATGGCGGATTGGTTAAATATTGCGGGAAAAACAGTTATCGTTACCGGAGCTTCATCAGGTATCGGCAGAGCGATTGTGGAAGAATTGCTGGCTTTGGAAGTCAATGTGGCTAATTTTGATATTGCAGACAATGAGCTTAAGCATGATAATCTTCTTTTTGTTAAGGTTGATGTGACATCGCGGGAAGAAGTTGAAGCAGGAGTAGCTGCTGTTGCTGAACGTTTTGGTACAGTTGATGCTGTAGTTAATAATGCCGGTATCAATATTCCCAGACTTCTGGTTGATCCTAAAGATCCTCACGGCCAATATGAACTGGACGATGCTGTTTTTGAAAAAATTACCATGATTAATCAAAAAGGACTGTATCTGGTCAGTCAGGCTGTCGGCAGAATCTTAGTTGACAAGCGAAAGGGAGTTATTATTAATATGGCTTCAGAAGCTGGTCTGGAAGGTTCGGAAGGTCAGAGTGCTTATGCTGCTACAAAGGCTGCCGTATACAGCTATACACGGTCTTGGGCAAAAGAACTGGGGAAATACGGTGTACGTGTTGTCGGAATTGCTCCGGGGATTATGGAAGCAACCGGATTGAGAACGCTTGCATATGAAGAGGCGCTCGGTTATACTAGAGGAAAAACAGTTGATGAGATTCGTGCAGGCTATGCATCAACCAGCACCACACCGCTTGGCCGCAGCGGTAAATTGAGTGAAGTTGCTGATCTGGTAGCCTACTACCTATCAGACCGTTCAAGCTATATTACGGGAATTACAACTAATGTGGCCGGCGGTAAAACGCGCGGCTAA
- a CDS encoding ATP-dependent Clp protease ATP-binding subunit, whose translation MSNYSFKMQEVFRLALYQAARYDSQYLESWHILLAMAFIPDSVAGLSLAEYEADVSLEEYEAAAILALGKVPKEQVEEVEFIEQSPALKRLLQTADGISQVTGAKEIGTEHVLFAMLLNMDLLATRLLEMVGFKLKDDGESIRLLDLRKSLERQAGFTKEDLKAIHGLRKPKKARPNNNFSDMMKPPGTAGELSDFTRDLTEMARQGRLEPVIGREKEISRMVQILSRKTKNNPVLVGDAGVGKTALAYGLAQRIVSGAIPYELQDMKVLELDMMSVVAGTRFRGDFEERMNQIIADIEADGHIILFIDELHTIMGSGSGIDSTLDAANILKPALARGSLRTLGATTQEEYQKHIEKDAALSRRFARVLIEEPSVEAAYEIVLGLKKSYEDYHNVVISDAAALAAVKAARRYLTGKHLPDSAIDLLDEASAQVQNMVKKEAPAYLTPADEAILQGDFKKASQYLKEAAAVHLLEPTLVTEDDIMSTLSKLSGIPVEKLTQADSKKYLNLEKELHKRVIGQDAAVSAISRAIRRNQSGIRTGRRPIGSFMFLGPTGVGKTELAKALAQVLFDDESALIRFDMSEYMEKFAASRLNGAPPGYVGYEEGGELTEKVRNKPYSVLLFDEVEKAHPDIFNVLLQVLDDGMLTDSRGRQVDFSNTIIIMTSNLGATALRDDKTVGFGAKSVSQDYQAMQSRILEELKHAYRPEFLNRIDETVVFHSLSQDDMRQIVKIMVAPLIRNLAEKGITLKFQPSALKYLAQDGYDSEMGARPLRRALQTQVEDRLSELVLSGELTSGRTVKIGLSKGKLAFALA comes from the coding sequence ATGAGTAATTATTCGTTTAAAATGCAGGAGGTATTCAGACTGGCCCTCTATCAGGCTGCACGTTATGACAGCCAATATCTTGAAAGCTGGCATATCTTGCTGGCCATGGCTTTTATTCCTGATTCTGTTGCAGGTCTCAGTCTTGCGGAGTATGAAGCTGATGTCAGTTTGGAGGAGTACGAAGCTGCTGCTATTTTGGCTCTTGGAAAAGTTCCTAAAGAACAAGTAGAGGAAGTTGAATTTATAGAGCAGTCTCCGGCTTTAAAGCGTCTGCTGCAGACGGCTGACGGAATCAGTCAGGTGACTGGAGCCAAAGAGATTGGTACAGAGCATGTTTTATTTGCTATGCTGCTGAATATGGATCTCCTTGCTACCCGACTTTTAGAAATGGTCGGCTTCAAATTGAAAGATGATGGCGAATCTATCCGTTTATTGGATTTACGTAAATCTCTAGAGAGACAGGCAGGATTCACCAAAGAAGACCTTAAGGCTATCCATGGCTTGCGTAAGCCCAAAAAAGCAAGACCGAACAATAATTTTTCTGATATGATGAAGCCGCCGGGAACAGCAGGCGAGCTCTCCGATTTCACGCGCGATTTGACAGAAATGGCCCGCCAAGGGCGGCTGGAACCTGTTATCGGCCGGGAAAAAGAAATCTCCCGTATGGTACAGATTCTCAGTCGGAAAACAAAAAACAATCCGGTCCTAGTCGGTGATGCCGGAGTTGGGAAAACAGCTCTTGCTTACGGCTTAGCTCAGCGCATCGTAAGCGGAGCCATTCCCTATGAACTGCAGGATATGAAAGTTCTTGAACTGGATATGATGAGTGTGGTTGCCGGGACACGTTTCCGCGGGGACTTTGAAGAGCGGATGAACCAAATCATTGCGGATATTGAAGCAGATGGGCACATTATTCTCTTTATTGATGAACTGCATACGATTATGGGGTCTGGCAGCGGGATTGACAGCACGCTTGATGCAGCCAATATCCTTAAACCTGCCCTGGCACGTGGGAGTCTTCGGACACTTGGCGCAACAACTCAAGAGGAATATCAGAAGCATATCGAAAAGGATGCGGCTCTGTCCCGGCGCTTCGCCAGAGTACTGATTGAAGAGCCTAGTGTAGAGGCAGCTTATGAGATTGTGCTTGGACTCAAAAAATCTTACGAAGATTATCACAATGTCGTTATTTCAGATGCAGCTGCTCTGGCAGCGGTTAAAGCAGCCCGCCGCTATCTGACAGGAAAACATTTGCCTGATTCGGCGATTGACCTGTTGGATGAAGCGAGCGCACAGGTGCAAAACATGGTCAAAAAAGAAGCGCCTGCCTACTTAACTCCTGCTGATGAAGCGATTTTGCAAGGAGATTTCAAAAAAGCTTCACAGTATTTAAAAGAGGCTGCAGCCGTTCATTTGCTAGAACCTACACTGGTGACAGAAGATGATATTATGAGTACACTCAGCAAGCTGTCCGGAATTCCGGTCGAAAAACTGACTCAGGCTGATAGCAAAAAATATCTTAATCTGGAAAAAGAGCTGCACAAGCGAGTTATTGGACAGGATGCTGCTGTTTCAGCTATCAGCCGGGCTATTCGCCGCAACCAGTCCGGGATTCGGACTGGCCGCCGTCCCATTGGTTCTTTTATGTTTTTAGGACCGACAGGTGTTGGGAAGACAGAGCTGGCCAAAGCTTTAGCACAGGTTCTTTTTGATGATGAGTCGGCTCTTATTCGCTTTGATATGTCTGAATATATGGAAAAATTTGCAGCCAGCCGGCTCAACGGGGCACCTCCCGGCTATGTTGGCTATGAAGAAGGCGGAGAGCTGACTGAAAAAGTTCGCAACAAGCCTTATTCGGTCCTCCTTTTTGACGAGGTGGAAAAAGCCCATCCGGATATTTTTAATGTTTTGCTGCAGGTTCTTGACGATGGCATGCTGACAGATAGCCGCGGCCGTCAGGTCGATTTTTCCAATACCATTATCATTATGACCAGCAACTTAGGAGCAACTGCCTTGCGTGATGACAAAACTGTCGGATTTGGTGCCAAGTCTGTCAGTCAGGACTATCAAGCAATGCAGAGCCGGATTTTGGAAGAGCTCAAACATGCCTACCGCCCTGAATTTTTGAATCGTATTGATGAAACAGTGGTCTTCCACAGCCTGAGTCAGGATGACATGCGGCAAATTGTTAAGATTATGGTAGCACCGCTCATCCGCAATCTGGCAGAAAAAGGAATTACTCTTAAATTCCAGCCTTCTGCCTTGAAGTATCTGGCGCAGGATGGCTATGATAGTGAAATGGGAGCCCGGCCTCTGCGCAGAGCGCTGCAGACCCAAGTTGAAGACAGGCTGTCTGAGTTAGTGCTCTCAGGCGAGCTAACCAGCGGCAGGACTGTTAAAATCGGCCTCTCTAAGGGGAAATTAGCATTTGCTCTTGCTTGA
- a CDS encoding CtsR family transcriptional regulator: protein MASKNTSDSIEEYIKQLLAQSGIAEIKRSNLADAFRVVPSQINYVIKTRFTESRGYVVESKRGGGGYIRIEKVCFSDQHQMLGSLLATIGDRISEQVFTDLIQLLFEEKIISRREGQIILATSSDDVLGQEGPEIRARMLRKILQRLDRKG, encoded by the coding sequence ATGGCATCAAAAAATACGTCTGATAGTATTGAAGAATATATCAAACAACTATTGGCTCAATCAGGGATTGCTGAAATAAAGCGTTCTAATTTAGCAGATGCCTTCCGTGTTGTTCCCAGTCAGATTAATTATGTCATCAAAACCCGTTTCACTGAAAGCCGCGGCTATGTTGTTGAAAGTAAGCGGGGGGGCGGCGGGTACATTCGTATTGAAAAAGTTTGTTTTTCTGATCAGCACCAGATGCTGGGCAGTTTGTTGGCCACTATTGGGGATCGAATCAGTGAACAAGTCTTTACGGATTTGATTCAGCTCTTATTTGAAGAAAAGATTATCAGCAGGCGGGAAGGTCAGATTATTTTGGCCACCTCATCTGATGATGTTTTAGGCCAGGAGGGTCCGGAGATTCGTGCCCGGATGCTGCGTAAAATTTTACAAAGATTGGACAGAAAAGGGTAA
- a CDS encoding COG2426 family protein: MHYFITFLISMVPLIELRGAVPYAIAAGIPMWQAITIGVVGNMLPVPFIFFFARRVLEWGADKPVISGFFTWCLKKGHSGGQKLSKAAGEKGLFLALLLFVGIPIPGTGAWTGTLAASILDWDFKRSVVAVMLGVILAGFIMASLTVLGLSAFL; the protein is encoded by the coding sequence ATGCATTATTTTATTACATTTCTCATTTCAATGGTCCCTCTAATTGAGCTCAGAGGCGCTGTCCCTTATGCGATTGCTGCGGGTATTCCCATGTGGCAGGCTATCACAATCGGTGTTGTCGGCAACATGCTCCCCGTTCCCTTTATTTTTTTCTTTGCGCGCCGCGTTTTAGAATGGGGAGCAGATAAGCCTGTTATCAGCGGCTTTTTCACTTGGTGTTTGAAGAAAGGCCACAGCGGGGGGCAAAAGCTGAGCAAAGCAGCCGGAGAAAAAGGGCTTTTCTTGGCCCTGCTCCTCTTTGTCGGGATACCTATTCCAGGAACTGGGGCCTGGACCGGAACCTTGGCAGCCAGTATTTTGGACTGGGACTTTAAACGCAGCGTAGTCGCGGTTATGCTGGGGGTTATTCTGGCAGGATTTATTATGGCCTCCCTTACTGTACTGGGGCTTTCAGCTTTCCTGTAA